A DNA window from Ralstonia solanacearum K60 contains the following coding sequences:
- a CDS encoding ABC transporter permease: MDARLQHLGQRLRIATGFAWQSIRTNRRRIALAVAGVAIGIAAVTSMLVIGDSVTAQATRALDQLGADVVTISVQPPGANPSDQSIEPLSEAAQARMDATTEAAAAALRHMPEVQSVARLERRFGCANGPETALGSPDIVAAHPDLPGVLSLRLQRGRFLSPLDARQPWIVLGADVAAELRKTRLDVRPGTALTLCGKTFFLAGVLAPYIGDDLLQSVRMNHAVFVSYASLRRLTGPPAPSASFLLTRLQAGATAPDMPGLLAARLRTVLSQTMEASGAKQVIELRQQQVSLYTRFLAVLGCVALLVGSLGITNVMLASVSERKTEIGLRRALGAHTTDVVAQFLTESVLICLLGAALGLVLGIVGAAVALTVAQIGITLNIATPLCAALLALLSGLAAGAYPAANAARLDPVTLLQGRG; encoded by the coding sequence ATGGACGCGCGGCTCCAGCACCTCGGACAACGTCTGCGCATCGCCACGGGGTTCGCCTGGCAGAGCATCCGGACCAACCGCCGCCGGATCGCGCTGGCGGTGGCCGGGGTGGCGATCGGCATTGCGGCGGTCACGTCCATGCTGGTCATCGGCGACAGCGTCACCGCGCAGGCCACGCGGGCGCTGGATCAACTGGGCGCGGACGTGGTGACGATCAGCGTGCAGCCGCCGGGCGCGAACCCGTCCGACCAGAGCATCGAACCATTGAGCGAAGCCGCGCAGGCCCGGATGGATGCCACCACCGAGGCCGCCGCTGCCGCGCTGCGGCACATGCCCGAAGTGCAATCCGTGGCGCGGCTGGAGCGCCGCTTCGGCTGCGCCAACGGACCGGAGACGGCGCTGGGCAGCCCGGACATCGTCGCCGCCCATCCCGACCTGCCCGGCGTGCTGTCGCTGCGCCTGCAGCGCGGACGCTTCCTCAGCCCCCTGGATGCGCGGCAGCCGTGGATCGTGCTCGGCGCGGACGTCGCCGCCGAACTGCGCAAGACCCGCCTCGACGTGCGGCCCGGCACGGCCTTGACCCTGTGCGGCAAGACGTTCTTCCTGGCCGGCGTGCTGGCCCCGTACATCGGCGACGATCTGCTGCAGTCGGTCAGGATGAACCATGCCGTCTTTGTCTCGTACGCTTCGCTGCGGCGGCTGACCGGACCGCCAGCGCCATCGGCATCGTTTCTGCTGACCCGGCTGCAAGCGGGGGCGACCGCGCCCGACATGCCGGGCCTGCTGGCCGCGCGCCTGCGCACCGTGCTGTCGCAGACGATGGAGGCCAGCGGCGCAAAGCAGGTCATCGAACTGCGGCAACAGCAGGTCTCGCTCTATACGCGCTTTCTGGCAGTGCTCGGCTGCGTCGCGCTGCTGGTCGGGTCGCTGGGCATCACCAACGTGATGCTGGCCTCGGTGTCCGAGCGCAAGACCGAAATCGGCCTGCGCAGGGCTCTGGGCGCGCACACGACCGACGTGGTGGCGCAGTTCCTGACCGAAAGCGTGCTGATCTGCCTGCTGGGCGCGGCCCTCGGCCTGGTGCTCGGCATCGTCGGCGCCGCGGTCGCGCTGACGGTCGCGCAGATCGGCATCACGCTGAATATCGCAACACCGCTCTGCGCCGCGCTGCTGGCCCTGCTAAGCGGCCTGGCCGCCGGCGCATATCCCGCAGCCAATGCGGCGCGGCTCGATCCGGTGACCCTGCTGCAAGGGCGCGGCTGA
- a CDS encoding LexA family protein yields MNQKPLPLSGERSACPSFTDKQGQYLAFIWAYSLINARAPAERDMQRFFAVTAPSVHQMVLNLERNGLIRRQAGFARSIELLVDHNCLPVLQPSQTVITSVQRY; encoded by the coding sequence ATGAATCAGAAGCCGCTTCCATTGTCTGGCGAGCGCTCAGCCTGCCCGAGCTTCACCGACAAGCAAGGTCAGTATCTCGCCTTCATCTGGGCCTACAGCTTGATAAACGCCCGTGCTCCGGCCGAACGCGACATGCAGCGCTTCTTCGCCGTCACGGCTCCTTCCGTCCATCAGATGGTGCTCAACCTCGAACGCAATGGATTGATCCGCCGGCAAGCAGGCTTCGCTCGCAGCATCGAACTGCTCGTTGACCACAACTGCTTGCCTGTCCTGCAACCCAGCCAAACTGTCATAACCTCTGTGCAGCGGTACTAG
- a CDS encoding IS630 family transposase codes for MNLRYRVELDQSEREALAAMLSGGKHAARKLKRAQILLAAHAGQDDASIAATVAVGESTVYRTKRRFVETGLEAALNEQARPGAQRKLSGKEEALLIATACTNPPPGRARWTLELLADTLVKLTEHEALSRETVRRRLAENDLKPWRKDMWCIPKIDAEYVARMEDVLDLYAETPDPRHPVVCFDESPTQLIGEIRQPIPAEPGKPLRYDCEYKRNGTANLFVFLDAHCNWRKVKVTERRTADDFAQCMRDLVDIHYPQAPRIRVVLDNLSTHTPAALYQALPPVEARRILQRIEFHYTPKHASWLNMVEIEIGVLRSQCLDRRIDCRDRLITEVAAWEQLRNASGARINWMFSTETARKKLAKAYPVPTSDKPS; via the coding sequence ATGAATCTACGCTATCGAGTCGAACTCGACCAATCCGAGCGTGAGGCGCTTGCCGCCATGCTAAGCGGCGGCAAGCACGCGGCACGCAAGCTCAAGCGAGCGCAAATCCTGCTTGCAGCGCACGCTGGCCAGGATGACGCAAGCATTGCCGCCACCGTGGCGGTTGGCGAATCCACGGTGTACCGCACCAAGCGTCGCTTCGTGGAGACGGGTCTGGAAGCGGCGCTGAACGAACAGGCTCGGCCTGGGGCGCAGCGCAAGCTCAGCGGCAAGGAAGAGGCCCTGCTGATCGCCACCGCCTGCACCAACCCGCCACCGGGACGTGCGCGCTGGACGCTGGAATTGCTCGCCGACACGCTCGTCAAGCTCACCGAGCACGAAGCGCTATCGCGCGAGACGGTACGCCGGCGCCTGGCCGAGAACGATCTGAAGCCCTGGCGCAAGGACATGTGGTGCATTCCCAAGATCGACGCGGAATACGTGGCACGCATGGAAGACGTGCTCGACCTGTATGCCGAAACTCCGGACCCGCGGCATCCGGTGGTGTGCTTCGATGAGAGTCCGACCCAACTCATCGGCGAGATACGACAACCGATCCCGGCCGAGCCGGGCAAGCCCTTGCGCTACGACTGCGAATACAAGCGCAACGGCACCGCCAATCTGTTCGTCTTCCTCGATGCACACTGCAACTGGCGTAAGGTGAAAGTCACCGAACGCAGAACGGCAGATGACTTCGCCCAGTGCATGCGCGATCTGGTCGACATCCACTACCCCCAGGCACCGCGCATCCGGGTCGTGCTGGACAATCTGTCGACCCACACGCCTGCTGCGCTCTACCAAGCCCTGCCACCCGTAGAAGCTCGCCGCATCCTGCAGCGGATCGAATTCCACTACACCCCCAAGCACGCCAGTTGGCTCAACATGGTCGAGATCGAAATCGGCGTGCTGCGAAGCCAGTGCCTGGATCGCCGCATCGACTGCCGCGATCGGCTGATCACCGAAGTCGCGGCTTGGGAGCAACTGCGAAACGCCAGCGGCGCTCGCATCAACTGGATGTTCTCTACCGAAACGGCCCGCAAGAAATTGGCCAAGGCCTACCCAGTACCGACCTCTGACAAACCGTCATAA
- a CDS encoding helix-turn-helix transcriptional regulator → MGTTYSNDPLLLNLYRCCTDPGKWQAVLDRLCGEIGAHSAVMQAIAFADGHQGRTYWCAHDSRTDVQACQALISDADNPHMDRRRGLPVIGRFVGDEQLFTGREDFRQQQRLQRQLADLGFGRFLGALLPIGGDRFMAMVLHRPVGNDTAFGDAERQRLAGLLPHFGQAAGLSQSLHSERKLEQILSACLDRWQCGLVICDADGRVQWMNRPARDRIAHHGALHLRDGTLRAHGDKDALLRHALMPRSIAHGRATFLTLDHEYRRLHLAVQPLTHANGIANAGGALVMISDGNLAGEIPAAALAALFDLTEAEARLASALVQGDTLEQYAQRRGVSIGTVRYQLKQVLSKTGTNRQSELMRKVLCSAAAHTAGFQSAAGMH, encoded by the coding sequence ATGGGAACCACGTATTCGAACGACCCATTGTTGCTCAACCTGTACCGCTGCTGCACTGACCCGGGGAAATGGCAGGCGGTGCTCGACCGGCTGTGCGGCGAAATCGGCGCGCACTCCGCCGTCATGCAGGCGATCGCGTTCGCCGACGGCCACCAGGGTCGCACGTACTGGTGCGCGCACGATTCGCGGACCGACGTGCAGGCCTGCCAGGCGTTGATCTCCGATGCCGACAACCCGCACATGGACCGCCGGCGCGGCTTGCCGGTCATCGGCCGGTTCGTCGGCGACGAGCAGTTGTTCACCGGCCGCGAAGACTTCCGCCAGCAGCAGCGGCTGCAGCGGCAACTGGCCGACCTGGGCTTCGGGCGTTTTCTCGGCGCGCTGCTGCCGATCGGCGGCGACCGCTTCATGGCGATGGTGCTCCACCGCCCGGTCGGCAACGACACCGCTTTCGGCGACGCCGAACGGCAACGGCTTGCCGGCCTGCTGCCCCACTTCGGGCAAGCCGCCGGGCTCAGCCAGTCCCTGCACAGCGAGCGCAAGCTTGAACAGATCCTCAGCGCCTGCCTGGACCGCTGGCAATGCGGCCTGGTGATCTGCGACGCCGACGGCCGGGTGCAATGGATGAACCGCCCGGCGCGGGACCGCATCGCGCACCACGGTGCGCTGCACCTGCGCGACGGCACGCTGCGCGCCCACGGCGACAAGGATGCCCTGCTGCGGCACGCACTGATGCCGCGCAGCATCGCCCACGGCCGGGCGACCTTCCTCACGCTCGATCACGAGTACCGCCGGCTGCATCTGGCCGTCCAGCCGCTCACGCACGCGAACGGCATCGCCAATGCCGGCGGCGCGCTCGTCATGATCAGTGACGGCAACCTCGCCGGCGAGATTCCGGCCGCGGCGCTGGCCGCGCTGTTCGACCTGACCGAAGCCGAAGCGCGGCTGGCCAGCGCGCTGGTGCAGGGCGACACGCTCGAGCAGTACGCGCAGCGCCGCGGCGTGTCGATCGGCACGGTGCGCTATCAGCTGAAGCAGGTGCTGTCGAAGACCGGCACCAACCGGCAGTCCGAACTGATGCGCAAGGTGCTGTGCTCGGCCGCGGCGCATACGGCGGGCTTCCAGTCCGCCGCCGGCATGCACTGA
- a CDS encoding LysR family transcriptional regulator, which yields MARENYHDLLAFFAVARERSFTRAAAQLGVSPSALSHTIRALETRLGIRLLTRTTRSVSPTEAGERLMQSVAPRFEEIDAELAAVGELRDTPSGTIRITATDYAIRTVLWPRLSKVLPDYPDLKVEFVTDYELTDIVAERYDIGVRLGDSLAKDMIAVRVAPDLRMVIVGAPAYLKKHPAPKTPQDLTTHRCINLRLPTRGAVYPWELKKGKRELQVRVDGQLTFNGIYEILDAALSGYGLAYVPEDLVQPHVAAGRLKWVLEDWFPTFPGFHIYYPSRRQSSRALTVVIDALRYRP from the coding sequence ATGGCACGCGAGAACTACCACGACCTCCTGGCCTTCTTCGCCGTGGCGCGCGAGCGCAGCTTCACCCGGGCGGCCGCGCAGCTCGGTGTGTCGCCCTCGGCGCTGAGCCACACCATCCGCGCGCTGGAGACACGGCTCGGCATCCGCCTGCTGACCCGCACCACGCGCAGCGTCTCGCCCACCGAGGCCGGCGAGCGCCTGATGCAATCCGTCGCCCCGCGCTTCGAAGAGATCGACGCGGAACTCGCGGCCGTCGGCGAGCTGCGGGACACCCCCTCGGGCACGATCCGCATCACCGCCACCGACTACGCCATCCGGACCGTGCTGTGGCCCAGGCTGTCGAAGGTGCTGCCCGACTATCCGGACCTGAAGGTCGAGTTCGTGACGGACTACGAGCTGACCGATATCGTCGCCGAGCGGTACGACATCGGCGTGCGCCTGGGCGACTCGCTGGCCAAGGACATGATTGCCGTGCGCGTCGCGCCGGACCTGCGCATGGTCATCGTCGGCGCGCCCGCTTACCTGAAGAAGCACCCGGCCCCCAAGACCCCGCAGGACCTCACCACGCACCGCTGCATCAACCTGCGCCTGCCGACCCGCGGCGCGGTGTACCCGTGGGAGCTCAAGAAGGGCAAGCGCGAACTCCAGGTGCGCGTGGACGGGCAGCTCACCTTCAACGGCATCTACGAGATCCTCGATGCGGCGCTGTCCGGCTATGGGCTGGCCTATGTGCCGGAGGACCTGGTGCAGCCGCATGTGGCGGCCGGCCGCCTCAAATGGGTGCTGGAAGACTGGTTCCCGACCTTCCCCGGTTTTCACATCTACTACCCCAGCCGCCGGCAGTCGTCGCGCGCGCTCACGGTGGTAATCGACGCGCTGCGCTACCGGCCGTGA
- a CDS encoding carboxymuconolactone decarboxylase family protein, producing MSDQPTVARKAFGHIAPALAAYTDDILFGEVWQRPGLSPRDRSLITVASLIALYRTNELPFHLKKAMENGIGRDELIEVITHLAFYSGWPTANTALTIAQRVFDDASA from the coding sequence ATGTCCGACCAACCGACCGTTGCGCGCAAGGCGTTCGGCCACATCGCGCCGGCGCTGGCCGCCTATACCGACGATATCCTCTTCGGCGAGGTCTGGCAGCGGCCGGGGCTGTCCCCCCGCGACCGCAGCCTGATCACCGTGGCCAGCCTGATCGCGCTCTATCGCACCAACGAGTTGCCCTTCCATCTCAAGAAGGCGATGGAGAACGGCATCGGCCGCGATGAGCTGATCGAGGTCATCACCCACCTCGCCTTCTACTCGGGCTGGCCGACGGCCAACACGGCGCTGACGATCGCGCAGCGCGTCTTCGACGACGCCAGCGCCTGA
- a CDS encoding aldo/keto reductase, with product MDDRYLGRSALKVSPLCLGAMMFGGETDEATATRIIGKAFDQGINFIDTADVYHAGRSEAIVGRAIAARRDSWVVATKFGFPTAQGPNEQGQSRKWIMQSVETSLKRLGTDYIDLLYFHRAIPDLPLEEGVRAVADLIRQGKVRYFGVSNFRGWRIAEVARLADQLGIDRPVASEPLYNIVDRSAEVEQLPAAAHYGLGVVSYSPLARGVLTGKYGVDAPPPADSRAGRGDKRIQQTEWRPESLRIAQQIAAHAAARGTTPIAFALAWVLHNRLVSSTIAGPRTEAHWDNYLEALNVQLGPDDEQFIDRLVPPGHASTPGYTDPGYPVEGRKAR from the coding sequence ATGGACGATCGATATCTGGGCCGCAGCGCCCTCAAAGTGTCGCCCCTGTGCCTGGGCGCGATGATGTTCGGCGGCGAGACCGACGAAGCCACCGCCACGCGCATCATCGGCAAGGCGTTCGACCAGGGCATCAACTTCATCGACACGGCCGACGTGTATCACGCCGGCCGCTCGGAAGCGATCGTCGGCCGCGCCATCGCCGCGCGGCGCGACAGCTGGGTGGTCGCCACCAAGTTCGGCTTTCCGACCGCTCAGGGGCCGAACGAGCAGGGCCAGTCCCGCAAGTGGATCATGCAGTCGGTCGAGACCAGCCTGAAGCGGCTGGGCACGGACTACATCGATCTCCTCTACTTCCATCGCGCCATCCCCGATCTGCCGCTGGAGGAAGGCGTGCGCGCCGTCGCCGACCTGATCCGCCAGGGCAAGGTGCGCTACTTCGGGGTGTCCAACTTCCGCGGCTGGCGCATCGCCGAAGTCGCGCGGCTGGCGGACCAGCTCGGCATCGACCGGCCGGTGGCCAGCGAGCCGCTCTACAACATCGTCGACCGCTCGGCCGAAGTCGAGCAGTTGCCGGCCGCCGCGCACTACGGGCTGGGCGTGGTGTCGTACAGCCCGCTGGCGCGCGGCGTGCTGACGGGCAAATACGGCGTCGACGCGCCCCCGCCCGCCGACAGCCGGGCCGGGCGCGGCGACAAGCGCATCCAGCAGACCGAATGGCGGCCGGAGTCGCTGCGGATCGCGCAGCAGATCGCCGCCCACGCCGCCGCGCGCGGCACCACGCCGATCGCATTCGCGCTGGCCTGGGTGCTGCACAACCGGCTGGTCAGCTCGACCATCGCGGGCCCGCGCACCGAGGCGCATTGGGACAACTACCTCGAAGCGCTGAACGTGCAGCTCGGGCCGGACGACGAACAATTCATCGACCGCCTCGTGCCGCCGGGCCATGCCTCGACGCCGGGCTATACCGATCCGGGCTATCCCGTCGAGGGACGCAAGGCGCGCTGA
- a CDS encoding NAD(P)-dependent alcohol dehydrogenase — MNTIGYATLDAGAPLAPYAFERRALRADDVAIEILYCGVCHSDLHMARNDWGASIYPLIPGHEIVGRVIGVGSDVKRHKVGDAVAVGCMVDSCQHCDQCAHGEEQFCREGMTVTYGGRDRITRDITHGGYAKHVVVREAFVLSVPDGLDLSRAAPLLCAGITTYSPLRTWGVGPGSRVGVIGLGGLGHMAVKLAAGLGAAVTVISRTDAKAADARALGASGLLISTDADAMARAASSFDVIIDTVPVRHDVSPYMPLLDVDGALVIVGQIGPIDGQPTQPLVFGRRRLAGSLIGGIRETQEMLDFCAEKNILPDCEMIRMDQINEAFARMERADVRYRFVIDMASLELPEGAAA; from the coding sequence ATGAACACCATCGGTTATGCCACCCTCGACGCGGGCGCGCCCCTGGCGCCCTATGCCTTCGAACGCCGCGCCCTGCGCGCCGACGATGTAGCCATCGAAATCCTCTATTGCGGCGTCTGCCACTCCGATCTGCACATGGCGCGCAACGACTGGGGCGCGAGCATCTACCCGCTGATCCCCGGCCATGAGATCGTCGGGCGCGTCATCGGCGTCGGCAGCGACGTCAAGCGCCACAAGGTCGGCGATGCGGTCGCGGTGGGCTGCATGGTGGACTCCTGCCAGCACTGCGACCAGTGCGCGCACGGCGAAGAACAGTTCTGCCGCGAAGGCATGACCGTCACCTACGGCGGCCGCGACCGCATCACGCGGGACATCACCCACGGCGGCTACGCCAAGCACGTGGTGGTGCGCGAAGCCTTCGTGCTGTCGGTGCCCGACGGCCTCGATCTGTCCCGCGCGGCACCGCTGCTGTGCGCGGGCATCACGACCTACTCGCCGCTGCGCACCTGGGGCGTGGGGCCGGGCAGCCGCGTGGGCGTGATCGGCCTGGGCGGCCTGGGCCACATGGCGGTGAAACTCGCGGCCGGCCTGGGCGCGGCCGTCACCGTCATCAGCCGCACCGACGCGAAGGCCGCCGACGCACGCGCGCTCGGCGCCTCGGGGCTGCTCATCTCCACCGATGCGGATGCCATGGCACGGGCGGCCTCCAGCTTCGACGTGATCATCGACACGGTGCCGGTGCGGCACGATGTGTCGCCGTACATGCCGCTGCTGGATGTCGACGGCGCACTCGTGATCGTCGGCCAGATCGGCCCGATCGACGGACAGCCGACCCAACCGCTGGTCTTCGGGCGCCGCCGCCTGGCCGGCTCGCTGATCGGCGGGATCCGCGAGACGCAGGAGATGCTGGACTTCTGCGCCGAGAAGAACATCCTGCCCGACTGCGAGATGATCCGCATGGATCAGATCAACGAGGCCTTCGCGCGCATGGAGCGCGCGGATGTGCGGTACCGGTTTGTGATCGATATGGCATCGCTGGAGCTGCCGGAGGGCGCAGCGGCATAA
- a CDS encoding NEL-type E3 ubiquitin ligase domain-containing protein, which produces MVFIVRSFNVAPPDQEPSTSDGQPAATSSRRSGTLPARRTPAAVLGGLLGFSRRRAEGGKASVNIRAMDQLPPPALLDTWAQACKLEPETVDALRAVLNNEDGRPFLSFLGRLGRCASFRALHRAGSVRELGHLLKLAVRSDAYRAFCFDIAGGADANCHDNVEVIFGNLRLAARNPTYHGNASLDQVLKYHKSCVPWSLIDDFVSKQFSLFDEPLEKVLALRIRLSDILPVKTPAMVNRVLANVDDEAEKQARAYIATHRRTKEHLQRNLCRSPAWHRFLVQRHPVELAANTLLWDAALQDVMKKTDDGATLRSAQPHPDTDAFGSRTEALARARAMPGIGTGRAFLRLQENATVCLMEGMTRRLVVDKRPPPKTEAKACANLLADPDWLAYLEREHPDDEAFASGSLGARDRHERLMLLTQQEIAAARAG; this is translated from the coding sequence ATGGTCTTCATCGTCCGAAGTTTCAACGTTGCGCCGCCCGATCAAGAACCGTCCACATCCGATGGTCAGCCCGCCGCGACCTCTTCCCGGCGTTCGGGCACCTTGCCCGCGCGCCGGACTCCCGCGGCCGTGCTCGGCGGGCTTTTGGGTTTTTCGCGCCGCCGCGCCGAAGGGGGGAAGGCATCGGTGAACATCCGTGCAATGGACCAGCTGCCGCCGCCAGCGCTGCTGGACACCTGGGCGCAGGCGTGCAAATTGGAACCGGAGACGGTCGACGCCTTGCGGGCTGTGCTGAACAACGAGGACGGTCGTCCGTTCCTGTCTTTTCTTGGCCGGCTGGGCCGGTGCGCGTCGTTCAGGGCCCTGCATCGTGCCGGCTCGGTCCGCGAGTTGGGTCACCTGCTGAAGCTGGCGGTACGCAGCGACGCCTATCGCGCGTTCTGCTTCGATATCGCGGGCGGCGCCGATGCCAACTGCCACGACAACGTCGAGGTCATCTTCGGCAACCTGCGACTGGCCGCCAGGAACCCGACCTATCATGGCAACGCCAGCCTTGACCAGGTGCTGAAGTATCACAAAAGCTGTGTGCCATGGTCGCTGATCGACGATTTCGTGTCGAAGCAATTTTCGTTGTTCGATGAGCCTCTGGAGAAGGTGCTCGCGTTGAGGATCCGCCTGTCCGACATCTTGCCGGTCAAGACACCAGCCATGGTCAACCGTGTCCTTGCCAATGTCGATGACGAGGCCGAGAAGCAGGCGAGGGCCTACATCGCCACCCACCGCCGTACCAAGGAACATTTGCAGCGGAATCTGTGCAGAAGTCCGGCCTGGCATCGGTTCCTGGTGCAACGTCACCCGGTCGAGCTCGCTGCCAATACGCTGCTGTGGGATGCCGCGCTGCAGGACGTCATGAAGAAAACCGATGACGGTGCAACGTTGCGGAGTGCGCAGCCGCATCCGGACACGGACGCCTTTGGCTCACGTACCGAAGCGCTGGCCAGGGCGCGCGCGATGCCGGGCATCGGTACGGGCCGAGCGTTCCTGCGCCTGCAGGAAAACGCCACGGTGTGCCTGATGGAGGGCATGACGCGCAGACTCGTGGTGGACAAGCGGCCGCCGCCGAAAACCGAGGCCAAGGCGTGCGCAAACCTGCTGGCCGATCCCGACTGGCTGGCCTATCTGGAAAGGGAACATCCCGACGACGAGGCGTTCGCGTCCGGCAGCCTCGGCGCGCGGGATCGGCACGAACGTCTGATGCTGCTGACGCAACAGGAAATCGCCGCCGCGCGCGCTGGATAA
- a CDS encoding TetR/AcrR family transcriptional regulator, with protein MPEPRRIEHNAKEASVLKAATEVFLAHGFSAATTDMIQRRASVSKATMYGCFPNKEAMFAAVIERECAVMAETIRAIQAAPGDIAKTLTGIGLSYLRFVLSPTALALYRVVVAEAPRFPDLARRFYLAGPKAVTSMVAARLKEAAQDGEINMQLVGVEAAATLFISLVRTEGQLESLTHPDAQPSAAQLDHWVQLAVTTFMAAFGAPKARA; from the coding sequence ATGCCAGAACCTCGCCGCATCGAGCACAACGCTAAAGAAGCGTCCGTACTGAAGGCCGCCACCGAGGTGTTCCTGGCGCACGGCTTCAGCGCCGCCACAACGGATATGATCCAGCGCCGGGCCAGCGTCTCGAAAGCGACGATGTACGGCTGCTTCCCCAACAAGGAGGCCATGTTCGCCGCGGTCATCGAACGGGAATGCGCTGTGATGGCCGAGACGATCCGGGCGATCCAGGCCGCGCCGGGCGACATCGCCAAGACGTTGACCGGCATCGGCCTGTCCTATCTCAGGTTTGTCCTCTCGCCGACCGCGCTGGCGCTGTACCGCGTGGTCGTGGCCGAGGCGCCCCGGTTTCCCGATCTGGCGCGGCGGTTCTATCTGGCGGGCCCCAAGGCCGTGACGTCGATGGTGGCCGCGCGGCTGAAAGAGGCGGCGCAGGACGGGGAGATCAACATGCAGTTGGTGGGCGTCGAGGCGGCGGCGACACTGTTCATTAGCCTGGTTCGCACCGAAGGGCAGCTCGAGAGCCTGACCCATCCGGATGCGCAGCCGTCCGCCGCCCAACTGGACCATTGGGTGCAGTTGGCGGTCACGACCTTCATGGCCGCATTCGGCGCCCCCAAGGCCCGCGCCTGA
- a CDS encoding efflux transporter outer membrane subunit, with translation MNRALKRWSLRRAACSTPALALALAGCVTAPDNREPALASPEAALRSRAAVVAGDPALTAAAVPSQWWELFDDATLMALEAEATESNLNLQSAATRIEESRARLGLADAARQPQLAADAGYSRSAISRNSPLARLGAPTRGSDTWLLGLEAGWELDLWGRLRHLSESAEANLEASGYGKEAVRVSIAAEVAYTYLQLRGVQAQESVAEQNRQLAEGLVRMAESRERNGVATRFDAAAARADVAGIDARLSQLHHQRETLMNALALLLGKPPRELDGRLAAAGLPAMPKRLPVGIPSELARQRPDILQADARLRAAVADIGAAEADFYPRIRLTASAGVQAFDFSDLGSWASRRYGFGPTLHLPIFEGGRLKSNLALSKARHRLAAIAYQQTVLRAWHEVDDALGAYASELKRHAQLQLALEQNQTALDVAQRAYQQGTVDFTSVLVARRSLLASHAELIDCSTASALSVVALYRALGGGWSAQLRTETAPVESTS, from the coding sequence ATGAACCGTGCTCTCAAACGCTGGAGCCTTCGCCGCGCCGCATGCAGCACGCCGGCGCTGGCCCTGGCGCTCGCCGGCTGCGTCACCGCGCCCGACAACCGGGAACCCGCCCTGGCATCGCCCGAGGCGGCGCTGCGTTCGCGGGCAGCCGTCGTGGCGGGCGACCCCGCCCTGACCGCAGCGGCCGTACCGTCCCAATGGTGGGAACTGTTCGACGACGCGACGCTGATGGCCCTGGAGGCCGAAGCGACCGAATCCAACCTGAACCTCCAGAGCGCCGCCACGCGCATCGAGGAAAGCCGGGCACGCCTGGGGCTGGCCGATGCCGCGCGCCAGCCGCAGCTTGCGGCGGATGCCGGGTACTCCCGCTCGGCCATCAGCCGGAACTCGCCGCTGGCCCGGCTCGGCGCGCCGACGCGAGGCTCCGATACCTGGCTGCTCGGCCTGGAGGCCGGCTGGGAATTGGACCTCTGGGGACGCCTGCGCCATCTGAGCGAATCCGCCGAAGCCAATCTCGAAGCCAGCGGCTACGGCAAGGAGGCGGTCAGGGTGTCGATCGCGGCGGAAGTGGCATACACCTACCTGCAGTTGCGCGGCGTACAGGCACAGGAGTCCGTTGCCGAGCAAAACCGCCAGCTCGCGGAGGGATTGGTGCGCATGGCCGAGAGCCGGGAACGCAATGGCGTGGCCACCCGCTTCGACGCGGCGGCGGCACGTGCCGATGTGGCCGGAATCGATGCGCGGCTATCCCAACTGCACCACCAGCGCGAGACCCTGATGAACGCCCTGGCGCTGCTACTGGGCAAGCCCCCGCGGGAGCTGGACGGCCGGCTCGCCGCGGCCGGGCTCCCGGCCATGCCCAAGCGCCTGCCGGTGGGTATCCCCTCCGAACTGGCCCGCCAGCGCCCGGACATTCTGCAGGCGGATGCGCGGCTGCGTGCCGCCGTCGCCGACATCGGTGCGGCCGAGGCCGACTTCTACCCCCGCATCCGCCTGACCGCCAGTGCCGGCGTGCAGGCCTTCGATTTCTCGGACCTGGGCAGTTGGGCATCCCGGCGCTACGGTTTCGGGCCGACGCTGCACCTGCCGATCTTCGAAGGCGGCCGGCTCAAGAGCAATCTTGCGTTGAGCAAAGCGCGCCACCGTCTGGCCGCCATCGCGTACCAGCAGACGGTGCTGCGTGCCTGGCACGAGGTGGACGACGCCCTCGGGGCCTACGCCAGCGAACTGAAGCGGCATGCGCAACTGCAACTCGCACTGGAACAAAACCAGACGGCGCTGGATGTGGCGCAACGCGCCTACCAGCAAGGCACGGTCGACTTCACCTCCGTGCTGGTGGCCCGGCGCTCGCTGCTGGCCAGCCATGCCGAGCTGATCGATTGCTCGACGGCATCGGCGCTGTCGGTTGTCGCGCTCTATCGTGCCCTTGGCGGGGGCTGGTCTGCGCAACTGCGCACGGAGACCGCCCCCGTGGAAAGCACGTCATGA